TGTGCGACAGCACCACCAGGCTGGGCAGGTAGCGCTCGGTCAGTTTTTTGACATGCGGACGGATCGTTGGCGGACAGAGTAACACCGGTGTCAGGCCGCCGGCAAACTGTTGCAGCTGTCCTGCCAGGGCGTCCAGCAGGGCCTGGGCCTGGCGCGGGTCGAGGGCCAGATAGCTGCCGCCATGTTCGGTCGGCTGCAGTGCCTGGCGAATGTTTTCCTCTAGCCGGCGGTCGAGGGTAAGGACCGACAGCAGATTGTCCAGGGCGTACTGTGAACTGATCTGGCGTGCCAAGGCACTGCGCACATGCTCGGTGAGCAGGTCGGGATCGCGCACGGCGGCATAGTCGGCCATGGTTTCTAAGATGGTGCGCAGGTCGCGGATGGAGACGCCTTCACGCAGCAGATTCTGCAGAATCCGCATGATTAGCCCCAGACTCAGGGGGTCGGGTACCAGATCCTCGACCAGTTTGGGGTAGTTTTTCTTCAGGTTGTCTAGCAAGTTTTGTGCCTCTTGCCGGCCAAGCAGCTCGTGGGCATGGCGCTTGATCAGTTCACTGATATGGGTCGCCATAACCGTGGTGCAATCAACCACGGTATAGCCGGCGATCTGGGCCCGTTCCTTTTTGTCTTCGGAAATCCACACTGCCGGCAGGCCGAAGGCCGGTTCCTTGGTGGTGATGCCCTTGATGGTCTCGGTCGCCATGCCTGGGTTCATGGCCATATAGTGGCCGGGCAGCATCTCGGCGCCGCCGATGCGTACACCCTTAAGCAGAAAGCTGTATTCGTTGGGTTTAAGCTGCAGGTTGTCCTTGATGTGAACCGGCGGTACGATAAAGCCGGCATCAAGCGCGAACTGCTTGCGGATGGAGCGGATGCGGCTGAGCAGCTCGCCGTCCTGGCCGGCATCGACCAGCGGAATCAGGCCGTAGCCAACCTCAAGCTCCAGCAGGTCGACATGCAGCATTTCGTCATAATTGTCCTCCTCGCTGGGGCCTGGAGCGGCACCCCTGCGTTCTGCTTCGGTGGCGGCCTTTTCCAGTTCTGCCGGGATTTTTTCGGTCTGCTGCAGGCGATAGGCAATCAGCGCCAGGGTCGCTGAGAGCACCATGAACGGACCGAAGGGCAGACCGGGAATCAGGGCGAAGGCCAGTAGAATGGCGGAAACGACCCAGAGGGCCTGGGGATGGACACTGAACTGGCTTTTGAGTTCGCTGCCGAAGTCGCCGGTGCCGGCGGTACGGGTGACCAGAATGCCGGCGGCGGTGGAGATGATCAGGGCCGGAATCTGACCGACCAGGCCGTCACCGACGGTGAGGATGGTGTAGTTCTGCGCTGCTTCCATGGCAGGCATGCCCTTCTGAGCCACACCAATGACAAAGCCGGCGCCGATATTGATCAGGGTAATGATGATGCCGGCGATGGCATCGCCGCGCACGAACTTGCTGGCACCGTCCATGGCACCATAGAAGTCCGCTTCCTGGGTGATGGCGGCGCGACGTTCCTTGGCCTGCTGTTCGTTGATCAGGCCGGCGTTGAGGTCGGCGTCGATGGCCATCTGCTTGCCGGGCATGGCGTCGAGGGTGAAGCGGGCGGCCACCTCGGCGACGCGGCCGGCGCCCTTGGTGATGACCATAAAGTTGATGATCACCAGAATGACGAAAATAACAATGCCGACCACATAGTTGCCACCAACGACAAACTGGCCGAAGGACATGATGACGGCACCGGCGGCGCTGGGGCCCTGTTCGCCGTTGAGCAGGATCAGGCGGGTACTGGCGACATTGAGGGACAGGCGGAACAGGGTGGTGGCCAGCAGCACTGCGGGAAAGACGGCGAATTCCACCGACCGCGCCGTATAGAGGCTGATGATCAGGATCAGCAGGGCGATGGTGATGTTGAGGGCCAGACAGATATCCAGCAGCACCGGCGGCAGCGGGATGATCATCAGCATCAGGATCATCACCAGGCCCAGTGCCGCGACGATGTCGCTGCGCACCAACAGGCGGAACCACTTGTTTTCGGTTATAAATTCCAGCATAGGTATTTAACGTGGCCCAGCGGGGCGGCGTTTGAGACTGTAGACATAGGCGAGGATTTCGGCCACCGCCTGGAACATCTGTTCCGGCACCACATGGCCGACCTCTACCTGATAGAGAGCCCGTGCCACGGCGACATTTTCCACCAG
This region of Desulfuromonas thiophila genomic DNA includes:
- the flhA gene encoding flagellar biosynthesis protein FlhA: MLEFITENKWFRLLVRSDIVAALGLVMILMLMIIPLPPVLLDICLALNITIALLILIISLYTARSVEFAVFPAVLLATTLFRLSLNVASTRLILLNGEQGPSAAGAVIMSFGQFVVGGNYVVGIVIFVILVIINFMVITKGAGRVAEVAARFTLDAMPGKQMAIDADLNAGLINEQQAKERRAAITQEADFYGAMDGASKFVRGDAIAGIIITLINIGAGFVIGVAQKGMPAMEAAQNYTILTVGDGLVGQIPALIISTAAGILVTRTAGTGDFGSELKSQFSVHPQALWVVSAILLAFALIPGLPFGPFMVLSATLALIAYRLQQTEKIPAELEKAATEAERRGAAPGPSEEDNYDEMLHVDLLELEVGYGLIPLVDAGQDGELLSRIRSIRKQFALDAGFIVPPVHIKDNLQLKPNEYSFLLKGVRIGGAEMLPGHYMAMNPGMATETIKGITTKEPAFGLPAVWISEDKKERAQIAGYTVVDCTTVMATHISELIKRHAHELLGRQEAQNLLDNLKKNYPKLVEDLVPDPLSLGLIMRILQNLLREGVSIRDLRTILETMADYAAVRDPDLLTEHVRSALARQISSQYALDNLLSVLTLDRRLEENIRQALQPTEHGGSYLALDPRQAQALLDALAGQLQQFAGGLTPVLLCPPTIRPHVKKLTERYLPSLVVLSHNEIAPQLKVRSVGTVKVDAS